A stretch of the Luteimonas sp. JM171 genome encodes the following:
- a CDS encoding YerC/YecD family TrpR-related protein produces MKQRPDPTPRQDANASLEALAEAFAKIDDPAEMKAFLRDLCTPAELEALADRWRVVPLLMQGIPYREIHERTGVSVTTVGRVARTIEYGDGGYAAAVRRQPHLVPSH; encoded by the coding sequence ATGAAGCAGCGCCCCGACCCCACGCCCCGCCAGGATGCAAACGCGTCCCTGGAGGCGCTCGCCGAGGCGTTTGCAAAGATCGACGACCCCGCCGAGATGAAGGCCTTCCTCCGCGACCTGTGCACGCCCGCGGAGCTGGAAGCCCTGGCCGACCGCTGGCGCGTGGTGCCGCTGCTGATGCAGGGCATTCCCTACCGTGAGATCCACGAGCGCACCGGTGTGAGCGTCACCACCGTCGGGCGCGTTGCCCGCACGATCGAATATGGCGATGGCGGCTATGCGGCCGCCGTGCGCCGCCAGCCCCACCTCGTCCCCTCCCATTGA
- the hisG gene encoding ATP phosphoribosyltransferase, with amino-acid sequence MSPPAPAAVRDRLRIAIQKSGRLGEPSRALLASCGLDWRESRDRLFCYGESLPVDLLLVRDDDIPGMLAEGVCDLGIVGRNVLAEQAAEREARGLPEAARELFALDFGGCRLDIAIPDAWEWEGPAQLQGKRIATSYPWLLRRWLERQGIDAEVVVLSGSVEIAPRLGQADAVCDLVSSGATLAANQLRPVLTLLESESVLAGAAHAPAGARGRLQEQLLRRMQGVLRLKDSRLLMFQAERSRVPDVLKLLPDADPPTMMQLDGQDTLALQTLCRGTMTWQRLEDLRQAGARGLMVLPVERSLA; translated from the coding sequence ATGAGCCCACCCGCCCCCGCGGCGGTGCGCGACCGTCTGCGCATTGCCATCCAGAAAAGCGGCCGCCTCGGCGAGCCGTCCCGTGCCTTGCTCGCCTCCTGCGGCCTCGACTGGCGGGAGAGCCGCGATCGCCTGTTCTGCTATGGCGAGTCGCTGCCTGTAGACCTGCTGCTGGTGCGCGACGACGACATCCCCGGCATGCTCGCCGAGGGCGTCTGCGACCTGGGCATCGTCGGCCGCAACGTCCTGGCCGAGCAGGCCGCCGAGCGCGAGGCCAGGGGCCTTCCGGAGGCCGCCCGCGAGCTGTTTGCGCTCGATTTCGGCGGCTGCCGGCTCGACATCGCCATCCCCGATGCCTGGGAGTGGGAGGGCCCCGCGCAACTGCAGGGCAAGCGGATCGCGACCAGCTATCCCTGGCTGCTCCGGCGATGGCTGGAACGGCAGGGGATCGATGCCGAGGTGGTGGTGCTCTCGGGCTCGGTGGAAATCGCCCCCAGGCTGGGGCAGGCGGACGCAGTCTGCGACCTGGTTTCCAGCGGCGCGACGCTCGCCGCGAACCAGCTGCGTCCGGTGCTGACCCTGCTGGAGAGCGAGTCGGTGCTGGCTGGCGCCGCGCATGCGCCCGCCGGGGCGCGCGGCCGGCTGCAGGAGCAGCTGCTGCGCCGCATGCAGGGCGTGCTGCGGCTCAAGGACAGCCGCCTGCTGATGTTCCAGGCCGAGCGCAGCCGGGTACCGGACGTGCTCAAGCTGCTTCCCGATGCGGATCCTCCCACGATGATGCAGCTCGACGGCCAGGACACGCTGGCGCTGCAGACGCTCTGCCGCGGCACCATGACCTGGCAGCGGCTGGAGGATCTGCGCCAGGCCGGCGCCCGGGGCCTGATGGTGCTGCCCGTTGAGCGGAGCCTGGCGTGA
- the hisD gene encoding histidinol dehydrogenase gives MERLEWSALDEAQRRRALARPVQAVEDAVRATVAGLIEEVRNGGPEALRAITRRLDGVVLEDLEVGAAEFARAQAGVPPALQAAMEDAAARIEAFHAAGMAQPYAVETALGVRCERVVRPIARVGLYVPAGTAPLPSTALMLGIPARLAGCAQVVMCTPPRADGSADPAVLVAARLAGVQRVFKLGGAQAIAAMALGRGGVPACDKLFGPGNAWVTEAKQQLAQTGAVAIDMPAGPSEVLVIADAGATPAFVAADLLSQAEHGPDSQVVLLSDSVALLDAVEAELGSQLSRLPREAIAARSLAHCRLVRVERLEEAFAVSNAYAPEHLILALRDARAWLPQVAAAGSVFLGDHAPEALGDYCSGTNHVLPTNGAARAWSGVGVDSFRNFISVQEATAEGIGRIGPCAVTLAEAEGLEGHANAVRLRLERSA, from the coding sequence TTGGAGCGGCTGGAATGGTCCGCGCTGGATGAGGCGCAGCGCCGGCGTGCGCTGGCCCGGCCGGTCCAGGCCGTCGAGGACGCCGTCCGCGCGACGGTCGCAGGCCTGATCGAGGAGGTCCGCAACGGCGGTCCCGAGGCGCTGCGCGCGATCACCCGGCGCCTGGACGGGGTGGTGCTCGAAGACCTCGAAGTCGGCGCGGCGGAATTCGCCCGTGCCCAGGCGGGCGTGCCGCCGGCGTTGCAGGCCGCCATGGAGGACGCCGCCGCCCGGATCGAGGCGTTCCACGCCGCCGGCATGGCGCAGCCCTACGCCGTGGAAACGGCGCTCGGGGTGAGGTGCGAGCGGGTCGTACGCCCGATCGCCCGGGTTGGCCTGTACGTGCCTGCGGGCACCGCGCCGCTGCCGTCCACCGCGCTCATGCTGGGCATTCCGGCGCGCCTGGCGGGCTGCGCGCAGGTGGTGATGTGCACGCCGCCGCGCGCCGACGGCAGCGCGGACCCCGCGGTGCTGGTCGCGGCCCGGCTCGCGGGCGTGCAGCGCGTGTTCAAGCTTGGTGGGGCGCAGGCCATCGCCGCGATGGCCCTGGGCCGCGGCGGCGTTCCGGCGTGCGACAAGCTCTTCGGCCCGGGCAACGCGTGGGTCACGGAAGCCAAGCAGCAGCTTGCCCAGACCGGCGCGGTCGCAATCGACATGCCTGCCGGGCCGTCGGAGGTCCTGGTGATCGCCGACGCAGGCGCCACCCCGGCGTTCGTGGCTGCCGACCTGCTGTCCCAGGCCGAACACGGTCCGGACTCGCAGGTCGTGTTGCTGTCGGACAGCGTCGCCCTGCTGGACGCGGTTGAGGCGGAACTTGGATCCCAGCTCTCCCGGCTCCCGCGCGAGGCGATCGCGGCGCGCTCGCTGGCGCACTGCCGGCTGGTCCGGGTGGAGCGACTGGAAGAAGCCTTTGCCGTCAGCAACGCCTACGCGCCTGAGCACCTGATCCTCGCGCTGCGCGATGCCCGCGCCTGGCTGCCGCAGGTCGCGGCGGCGGGGTCCGTGTTCCTCGGTGACCACGCGCCCGAGGCGCTGGGGGATTACTGCAGCGGAACCAACCATGTGCTGCCCACCAACGGCGCGGCCCGGGCGTGGAGCGGGGTTGGGGTGGACAGTTTCCGCAACTTCATCAGCGTGCAGGAAGCCACGGCGGAAGGGATCGGGCGCATCGGTCCGTGTGCGGTGACGCTGGCGGAGGCGGAAGGCCTTGAGGGCCACGCCAACGCGGTGCGGCTGCGGCTGGAGCGCAGCGCATGA
- the hisC gene encoding histidinol-phosphate transaminase, protein MSGVLELVREDLRDFAGYASARSVTAAGPLRLDANESAWSSAADPAGSCVRYPDPQPDALVQALAALYGCGPERLVVGRGSDEAIDLLVRALCRPGRDAVAITPPVFGMYAVAVRLHAARLLEVPLVEIAGGFEVEFDRLAQVALEGGARLVFLCSPGNPTGNALALERVAMLADALQGRALVVVDEAYAEFSRAPSATALLDAHANIAVLRTLSKAHALAGARIGTVIADPGLARVLRRCQAPYPVPAPCAELAVAALQPDVLARTARQIATVRAERARMATRIAALGCVTRVYPSEGNFLLVRFSDAGAAFERLLQAGIVVRDQRAAPSLGDALRITIGTPEQNDRVLQALGAPATEAP, encoded by the coding sequence ATGAGCGGGGTACTGGAACTGGTGCGCGAAGACCTGCGTGATTTCGCCGGCTACGCCTCTGCGCGCAGCGTGACGGCAGCCGGCCCGCTGCGGCTGGACGCCAACGAATCGGCGTGGAGCTCGGCCGCCGATCCCGCCGGCAGCTGCGTCCGCTATCCGGATCCGCAGCCGGACGCGCTGGTCCAGGCCCTGGCTGCGCTGTACGGGTGCGGGCCGGAACGGCTGGTGGTCGGGCGCGGAAGCGACGAGGCGATCGACCTGCTGGTCCGCGCGCTGTGCCGGCCGGGGCGCGACGCCGTGGCCATCACGCCGCCGGTATTCGGCATGTACGCAGTGGCGGTGCGCCTGCATGCGGCCCGGCTGCTGGAAGTGCCGCTGGTGGAGATCGCAGGCGGCTTCGAGGTTGAGTTCGATCGCCTGGCGCAGGTTGCGCTCGAAGGTGGGGCGAGGCTGGTGTTCCTGTGCTCGCCCGGCAATCCCACGGGCAACGCGCTGGCGCTGGAGCGGGTGGCGATGCTGGCCGATGCGCTGCAAGGCCGGGCCCTGGTGGTGGTGGACGAGGCGTATGCGGAGTTTTCCCGCGCTCCTTCGGCAACGGCGCTGCTTGATGCCCACGCGAACATCGCGGTTCTGCGCACGCTCTCCAAGGCCCATGCGCTGGCCGGGGCGCGCATCGGCACGGTGATCGCCGACCCGGGCCTGGCCCGGGTGCTCCGCCGGTGCCAGGCGCCGTACCCGGTGCCGGCGCCCTGCGCGGAGCTGGCGGTCGCGGCGCTGCAGCCGGATGTACTGGCGCGCACCGCCCGGCAGATCGCCACGGTGCGCGCCGAGCGCGCGCGCATGGCCACGAGGATTGCTGCGCTGGGCTGCGTGACCCGGGTGTACCCCTCCGAGGGCAACTTCCTGCTGGTGCGCTTCTCCGATGCCGGCGCGGCGTTCGAGCGCCTCCTGCAGGCCGGGATCGTGGTCCGCGACCAGCGCGCCGCGCCGTCGCTGGGCGACGCGCTGCGCATCACCATCGGCACCCCGGAACAGAACGATCGGGTGCTGCAGGCGCTCGGCGCGCCGGCAACGGAGGCTCCATGA
- the hisB gene encoding bifunctional histidinol-phosphatase/imidazoleglycerol-phosphate dehydratase HisB codes for MSTPILFVDRDGTLIEEPSDFQIDAYEKLRLFEGVIPALLKLRDAGYEFVMVSNQDGLGSAAYPQGAFDGPHALMMQVFESQGISFREVLIDRSLPEDNLPTRKPGIGLVLHYLRDRGIDLERSAMVGDRPTDMEFAASMGIRGFQLRTPQFGGEWDWAGIAHALADAPRRARVERTTRETQVRIEVDLDQVAEPRISTGLAFFDHMLEQVGKHGGFALAVQTRGDLHVDEHHTIEDTALALGQALREALGDKRGIGRYGFTLPMDDALASAALDFSGRAWLEFEGSFRREKVGDLPTEMVPHFFRSLCDTAGLNLHLQVRGDNDHHKVEAAFKALARALRQAIRREGSELPSTKGAL; via the coding sequence ATGAGTACCCCGATCCTGTTTGTTGACCGCGACGGCACCCTGATCGAGGAGCCGTCCGACTTCCAGATCGACGCATACGAAAAGCTGCGCCTGTTCGAAGGCGTGATCCCGGCGCTGCTGAAGCTGCGCGACGCGGGTTACGAGTTCGTCATGGTGAGCAACCAGGACGGCCTGGGCAGCGCGGCCTATCCGCAGGGCGCGTTCGACGGGCCCCATGCGCTGATGATGCAGGTGTTCGAAAGCCAGGGCATTTCCTTCCGCGAAGTACTGATCGATCGCAGCCTGCCTGAAGACAACCTGCCGACGCGAAAGCCCGGCATCGGGCTGGTGCTGCATTACCTGCGTGACCGTGGGATCGACCTGGAGCGCTCGGCGATGGTCGGGGACCGGCCGACGGACATGGAATTCGCCGCCAGCATGGGCATCCGCGGCTTCCAGCTGCGCACCCCGCAGTTCGGCGGGGAATGGGACTGGGCGGGCATCGCCCACGCGCTTGCGGATGCGCCGCGCCGCGCGCGGGTTGAGCGCACCACGCGCGAAACGCAGGTCCGGATCGAGGTCGACCTTGACCAGGTGGCTGAGCCGCGCATCTCGACCGGCCTGGCGTTCTTCGACCACATGCTTGAGCAGGTGGGCAAGCACGGCGGCTTCGCCCTGGCGGTGCAGACCCGCGGCGACCTGCACGTGGATGAGCACCACACCATCGAGGACACCGCGCTGGCGCTGGGCCAGGCCCTGCGCGAAGCACTTGGCGACAAGCGTGGCATCGGGCGCTATGGCTTCACGCTGCCGATGGACGATGCGCTGGCCAGCGCCGCGCTGGATTTCAGCGGACGGGCGTGGCTGGAGTTCGAGGGGTCGTTCCGCCGGGAGAAGGTGGGCGACCTGCCGACGGAGATGGTGCCGCACTTCTTCCGCTCGCTGTGCGACACCGCCGGGCTCAACCTGCACCTGCAGGTGCGCGGCGACAACGACCACCACAAGGTGGAAGCGGCGTTCAAGGCGCTGGCGCGCGCGCTGCGGCAGGCGATCCGGCGCGAGGGCTCGGAGCTGCCCAGCACCAAGGGAGCGCTGTGA
- the hisH gene encoding imidazole glycerol phosphate synthase subunit HisH, translating to MMQVVLVDAGGANLGSLRQALLRLGVEPVLSGDAAVIRAADRVILPGVSTAANVMRRLRELELVEVLRSLKAPLLGVCVGMQVLFEHSEEGDVPCLGLLPGRVAPLEAGPGVRVPHMGWNRLQPVRRSPLTRGIDDGAWAYFVHGYATPVTGDCELACTHGGRFAAVVRRGRVAGAQFHPERSAAAGARLLRNFIEEGA from the coding sequence GTGATGCAGGTGGTGCTGGTGGATGCCGGTGGCGCCAACCTGGGCTCGTTGCGGCAGGCGCTGCTGCGGCTGGGCGTGGAGCCTGTGCTCAGCGGCGATGCGGCGGTGATCCGGGCCGCGGACCGGGTGATCCTCCCGGGGGTGAGCACCGCCGCCAACGTCATGCGCCGGCTGCGCGAGCTCGAACTGGTCGAGGTGCTGCGCTCGCTGAAGGCGCCCCTGCTTGGCGTGTGCGTGGGCATGCAGGTGCTGTTCGAGCATTCCGAGGAAGGCGACGTGCCGTGCCTGGGGCTGTTGCCCGGCCGTGTCGCGCCCCTGGAAGCGGGGCCCGGTGTGCGGGTCCCGCACATGGGCTGGAACCGGCTCCAACCGGTCCGCCGATCCCCGCTCACCCGTGGCATCGATGACGGCGCCTGGGCCTATTTCGTCCATGGCTATGCGACGCCGGTCACCGGCGACTGCGAGCTGGCATGCACGCACGGAGGGCGGTTCGCTGCGGTCGTCCGGCGGGGCAGGGTCGCGGGGGCGCAGTTCCACCCGGAACGCTCCGCGGCGGCCGGCGCACGGCTGCTGCGCAATTTCATCGAGGAGGGCGCGTGA
- a CDS encoding 1-(5-phosphoribosyl)-5-[(5-phosphoribosylamino)methylideneamino] imidazole-4-carboxamide isomerase — protein MSAFTVYPAIDVRGGRVVRLAQGDYARATRYPGDPLALARAYADAGAGWLHLVDLDAARTGGYTLEPLLQALRRDGRLQVQTGGGVRATVDVARLLEAGAARVVVGSLAVREPALVRGWLDHFGPDRITVALDARLDAQGVWRLPVHGWTRTGNQRLDDLVGEYAGAGLRHLLSTDIDRDGMLAGPNLALYAHLRRLAPSLRVQASGGVAATDDICNARAAGCDGIVLGRALLESRFTLGQALEAAAC, from the coding sequence GTGAGCGCATTCACCGTTTACCCGGCGATCGACGTCCGCGGCGGCCGTGTGGTCCGGCTGGCCCAGGGCGATTACGCCCGCGCAACACGCTATCCGGGGGACCCGCTGGCGCTGGCCCGCGCCTATGCGGACGCCGGCGCAGGGTGGCTGCACCTGGTGGACCTGGATGCGGCGCGCACGGGTGGTTACACCCTCGAACCCCTGCTGCAGGCACTGCGCCGGGACGGGCGCCTGCAAGTGCAGACCGGGGGCGGCGTGCGTGCAACGGTGGACGTGGCGCGCCTGCTCGAGGCCGGGGCGGCGCGGGTGGTGGTGGGCTCGCTGGCGGTGCGCGAGCCGGCCCTTGTCCGCGGCTGGCTGGATCACTTCGGCCCGGACCGGATCACCGTGGCGCTGGACGCCAGGCTTGATGCACAGGGCGTGTGGCGGCTGCCGGTGCACGGATGGACCCGGACGGGCAACCAGCGGCTGGACGACCTGGTGGGCGAATACGCCGGTGCCGGCCTGCGCCACCTGCTGAGCACCGACATCGACCGGGACGGAATGCTGGCCGGCCCCAACCTGGCCCTTTACGCGCATTTGCGGCGGCTCGCGCCCTCGCTGCGGGTGCAGGCTTCCGGCGGCGTGGCAGCCACGGATGACATTTGCAACGCGCGCGCCGCCGGCTGTGACGGCATCGTGCTGGGCCGGGCGCTGCTGGAAAGCCGCTTCACCCTGGGCCAGGCACTGGAGGCCGCGGCATGTTGA